In Beijerinckia indica subsp. indica ATCC 9039, the genomic window GGAACGGCCGTGTTCATCGAAGGCAACGATCAGACTCGCTGGCTGGAGAAGCGCGCGGATCGCCTTGCCCTCTTGGGCCTTGCGTTCGTCTCCGCGCCTCGCCCGGCTTTCCTCGATTTCCCGCAATTCCACTGAGGGAAAACCGATGGCCCGTCCAGCTTGCCCCGCCCGTTCAAGATAACGGGCCGTCAACTCCCGTTCAGCCCCGGCTTTGGTCCGGCCGATTCCGATGAGCTGGAGACGCATGCACTCGCTATCACACAAAAAATCCAGCATGTCCGGTGGCTCTCACACCACAATCATACAGATGACCGTGGATAGAACCTGCCGGACCGCCAAGATCTTGGGCCTCAACAATCGTCAGAGGGGGCGTTGCTCGGCCGGCCGGTCGAGCCCCCACATTTTCTCGAGATTATAGAACTGAC contains:
- the rlmH gene encoding 23S rRNA (pseudouridine(1915)-N(3))-methyltransferase RlmH, with amino-acid sequence MRLQLIGIGRTKAGAERELTARYLERAGQAGRAIGFPSVELREIEESRARRGDERKAQEGKAIRALLQPASLIVAFDEHGRSIDSEGFADCLGQARDSGKAMMHFLIGGADGLEPALTESAAFVFAFGKMTWPHQLVRIMAAEQIYRAMTILGHHPYHRA